In the Flavobacterium acetivorans genome, one interval contains:
- a CDS encoding DNA-directed RNA polymerase subunit omega has translation MDLKKTNAPVNTITYNKTVIEEPTGNVYEAITIMAKRANQINSEIKKELTEKLEEFATYNDSLEEVFENKEQIEVSKFYEKLPKPHALAVQEWLDGKIYHRDSNK, from the coding sequence ATGGATTTAAAAAAGACGAATGCTCCAGTAAATACAATAACTTACAATAAAACAGTTATTGAAGAGCCTACTGGTAATGTATATGAAGCGATAACCATTATGGCTAAAAGAGCAAACCAAATCAACTCTGAAATCAAAAAAGAATTGACTGAGAAATTAGAAGAATTTGCTACATACAATGACAGTCTTGAAGAAGTTTTTGAAAATAAAGAACAAATCGAAGTTTCAAAATTCTATGAAAAATTACCAAAACCACATGCGTTAGCAGTTCAAGAATGGTTAGACGGTAAAATCTATCATAGAGATTCAAACAAATAA
- a CDS encoding outer membrane protein assembly factor BamD, translated as MKKIISLLLVLVVFVSCGEYQKALKNEDVAAKFQMGTTLYEAGKYSKAIRLFEQIAPAYRGKPQAEKLFYMFAQSYYKTKQYYLAGYQFESFVSGYPKSEKIEEAAYLGAKSYSMLSPVYSLDQTDTFKGIEKLQSFIDRFPNSQYLAEANEAVKVLSQKIEKKVFENAKGYHTISDYKAALVALDNFIADYPGTPFKEDALFYRFDSAYLLAINSIPSKMEERLNVAKTAYSNLMKFDANTKYKEKADEMLVRVEKDLQNFTK; from the coding sequence ATGAAAAAAATTATATCTCTATTGCTTGTTTTGGTTGTTTTTGTCTCTTGTGGTGAATATCAAAAAGCATTGAAAAACGAAGATGTTGCTGCTAAATTTCAGATGGGAACTACCTTATATGAAGCGGGGAAGTATTCAAAGGCAATTCGCCTTTTTGAACAAATTGCTCCAGCTTATAGAGGAAAACCGCAAGCAGAAAAGTTGTTTTATATGTTTGCACAATCGTATTACAAAACCAAACAATATTATTTAGCAGGTTATCAGTTTGAAAGTTTTGTTTCAGGATATCCTAAAAGTGAGAAAATAGAAGAAGCAGCTTATTTAGGGGCTAAAAGTTATTCTATGCTTTCTCCAGTATATAGCTTAGATCAAACGGATACTTTTAAAGGGATAGAAAAATTGCAATCTTTTATTGATAGATTTCCTAACTCTCAATACTTGGCGGAAGCCAATGAAGCGGTAAAAGTGTTGTCGCAAAAAATTGAGAAAAAGGTTTTTGAAAACGCTAAAGGGTACCACACGATTTCTGATTATAAAGCCGCTTTGGTAGCTTTAGATAATTTTATTGCAGATTATCCGGGAACACCATTCAAAGAAGATGCCTTGTTTTATAGATTTGATTCCGCTTATTTATTAGCCATTAATAGTATTCCTTCTAAAATGGAAGAACGATTGAATGTTGCTAAAACAGCCTATTCAAATTTGATGAAGTTTGATGCCAATACAAAATACAAAGAGAAGGCGGACGAAATGTTAGTTCGTGTTGAAAAAGATTTACAAAATTTTACTAAATAA
- the dapA gene encoding 4-hydroxy-tetrahydrodipicolinate synthase, whose protein sequence is MQSLIGTGVALVTPFKKDFSIDTEALERIINYSVDGGIEYLVVLGTTAENATLSQEEKELVIKTVIDVNKGRLPLVLGVGGNNTLKVVEELRIRDLSQFVAILSVSPYYNKPTQEGIYQHFKAVAEASPIPVILYNVPGRTSSNMLPKTVLRLANDFKNVVAIKEAAGDIVQAMQLLKDKPEGFLVISGDDMIALPMVLAGGAGVISVIGQGFPKEFSEMIRLGLNRKVDEAFKTQYLLADSIDMIFEQGNPAGIKEVFQSLGIADNTVRLPLVSVDESLSVRIHEFVKKINKLA, encoded by the coding sequence ATGCAGTCATTAATAGGTACGGGTGTTGCTTTAGTAACTCCCTTTAAAAAAGATTTTTCAATAGATACTGAAGCTTTGGAGAGAATTATTAATTATTCTGTCGACGGTGGAATTGAATATCTTGTGGTTCTAGGTACAACAGCAGAGAACGCTACTTTGTCGCAAGAGGAAAAAGAATTGGTTATCAAAACGGTAATCGATGTCAATAAAGGAAGGTTGCCATTGGTGTTGGGAGTGGGAGGAAATAATACTCTTAAGGTTGTTGAGGAGCTTAGAATAAGAGATTTGTCTCAGTTTGTTGCTATTCTTTCAGTTTCTCCATATTACAATAAGCCTACGCAGGAAGGGATTTATCAGCATTTCAAAGCGGTAGCAGAAGCTTCGCCTATTCCGGTAATTTTATACAATGTTCCGGGAAGAACATCTAGTAATATGTTGCCAAAAACGGTTTTACGCTTGGCTAATGATTTTAAAAATGTCGTAGCAATCAAAGAAGCGGCGGGGGATATAGTACAAGCGATGCAATTGTTGAAAGACAAGCCTGAAGGATTTCTGGTGATTTCTGGAGATGATATGATTGCTTTGCCAATGGTTTTGGCAGGAGGGGCAGGTGTTATATCCGTAATTGGGCAAGGTTTTCCAAAGGAATTCTCTGAAATGATTCGATTAGGCTTGAATAGAAAAGTAGATGAAGCATTTAAAACACAGTATTTATTGGCAGATAGTATTGATATGATTTTTGAGCAAGGGAATCCGGCTGGAATTAAAGAGGTTTTTCAATCGCTTGGAATTGCTGATAATACTGTGCGTTTGCCTTTGGTTAGTGTAGACGAATCTTTGTCAGTTAGGATTCATGAATTTGTTAAAAAAATCAACAAATTAGCATAA
- a CDS encoding DUF6913 domain-containing protein has protein sequence MFLNYIKGFFLKRKLKNIFYDVKNTRLVSAIKTVGLLVDESFFLKKEALVKELVSNGILEENIKIIIYKDKLSKSESDLGVAFSSKELTWNAEITAAAVNNFIKEEFDLLISYYDVEKPILMLITHRSNAKFKAGFASIDKRLNHLMISTYTENYHVFIGELFRYLKKIKQNR, from the coding sequence ATGTTTTTAAATTATATAAAAGGTTTTTTCTTAAAAAGAAAATTAAAAAATATTTTTTATGATGTAAAAAATACTAGGCTTGTCAGTGCCATAAAAACCGTGGGTTTGCTTGTTGATGAAAGCTTTTTTTTGAAAAAAGAAGCTTTGGTCAAAGAGTTAGTAAGTAATGGAATTTTAGAAGAGAATATTAAGATAATAATTTACAAAGATAAGTTAAGTAAAAGCGAATCAGATTTGGGAGTTGCTTTTAGCTCCAAAGAGTTAACTTGGAATGCAGAGATAACGGCTGCTGCGGTAAATAATTTCATCAAGGAGGAATTTGATTTGCTGATTAGTTATTATGATGTGGAGAAGCCAATATTAATGTTAATCACGCATCGATCTAATGCAAAATTTAAAGCAGGTTTTGCATCCATAGATAAAAGATTAAATCATTTGATGATTAGTACGTATACGGAGAATTACCACGTTTTTATTGGTGAATTATTCCGATATTTAAAGAAAATTAAACAAAATAGATAA
- a CDS encoding 5'-nucleotidase C-terminal domain-containing protein, whose protein sequence is MVNLKKYNGFLKLFVIFLTLFFTLSCSKLTLQITKIEEKLVPITNTENQSSEIENFIKPYREHINNDLNATLAYCPETLDKRTGTWQTKIGNLLSDVTLDFGNRVFKSRENKNIDICLLNNGGIRSVLPKGNITARNAFEIMPFENSLVVIALKGEQIKELVDYFIAEKKPHPLSGMSFTIDKNNIAKSIMIQGKPLNPEKIYYVATNDYLSNGGDNMTFFAKGLQKFDLNYKLRDILIDYFKEVDTIPAPNDIRIAIE, encoded by the coding sequence ATGGTAAATCTAAAAAAGTATAACGGTTTTTTAAAACTTTTTGTTATATTCTTAACACTTTTTTTCACTCTTTCCTGCAGTAAACTAACTCTTCAAATTACTAAGATTGAAGAGAAATTGGTTCCCATCACAAACACGGAAAATCAATCATCTGAAATTGAAAACTTTATCAAGCCATACCGAGAACACATTAATAACGATCTAAATGCTACTCTAGCTTATTGTCCCGAAACGCTTGACAAAAGAACAGGAACATGGCAAACTAAAATTGGTAATCTGCTTTCTGATGTAACGCTCGATTTTGGAAATCGCGTATTCAAAAGTAGAGAAAATAAAAACATTGACATTTGCTTACTTAATAATGGCGGAATTCGTTCCGTACTTCCGAAAGGAAATATAACCGCACGAAATGCTTTTGAAATTATGCCTTTTGAAAACAGCCTAGTTGTGATTGCTTTGAAAGGGGAACAAATCAAAGAACTTGTTGATTATTTTATTGCCGAAAAAAAACCACATCCCTTATCTGGAATGTCATTTACAATTGATAAAAACAATATTGCCAAAAGTATCATGATACAAGGAAAACCCCTTAATCCTGAGAAAATTTATTACGTTGCCACCAATGATTATTTATCAAATGGAGGAGACAATATGACTTTCTTTGCCAAAGGACTTCAGAAATTTGACTTAAATTACAAGCTCCGCGATATACTTATTGACTATTTTAAAGAAGTAGACACTATTCCGGCGCCAAATGACATTCGAATTGCAATTGAATAG
- a CDS encoding bifunctional metallophosphatase/5'-nucleotidase has translation MKRRDFIEKTAAGTAFVGLGLSMSSFKSSEIKQLTILHTNDVHSYIDPFPADHPRNPNMGGVVKRAQLIEAIRKENSNVLLLDAGDIFQGTPYFNYYGGELEFKLMSMMGYDASTIGNHDFDNGLQGLHAQLPHASFDFISANYDFKNTILAPFVKPYKIFNKNGIKVGVFGLGVELSGLVDKKMYEETVYNDPVETAQDMVRILKKEEKCDLVICLSHLGYNYKNEPNKICDLKLAAITKDIDMIIGGHTHTFLDKPTIVKNLDGKEVLVNQVGCYGINLGRIDVFFDSDKNKTHGGRSIVV, from the coding sequence ATGAAAAGAAGAGATTTTATAGAAAAAACAGCCGCTGGAACTGCTTTTGTAGGTTTAGGCTTGTCCATGAGTAGTTTTAAATCTTCGGAAATAAAACAACTAACCATTTTGCATACTAATGACGTTCACAGTTATATTGATCCTTTTCCTGCGGATCATCCAAGAAATCCAAACATGGGAGGTGTTGTAAAAAGAGCCCAATTAATTGAAGCCATTCGAAAAGAAAATTCAAATGTATTGCTGCTTGATGCTGGTGATATTTTTCAAGGTACTCCTTATTTTAATTATTATGGTGGAGAACTGGAATTCAAACTAATGAGTATGATGGGTTACGATGCTTCAACGATAGGAAACCATGACTTTGACAATGGTCTTCAAGGACTGCATGCACAACTTCCCCATGCCAGCTTCGATTTCATTTCGGCCAATTATGATTTTAAAAACACCATTTTAGCTCCTTTTGTAAAACCTTATAAAATTTTCAATAAAAACGGAATTAAAGTTGGCGTATTTGGCCTGGGAGTAGAACTAAGCGGCTTAGTTGACAAAAAAATGTATGAGGAAACAGTATACAATGATCCCGTGGAAACCGCTCAAGATATGGTTCGTATTTTGAAAAAAGAAGAGAAATGCGACCTAGTAATTTGCCTTTCCCATCTTGGTTACAACTATAAAAATGAACCCAATAAAATTTGCGACTTGAAATTGGCCGCAATTACCAAAGACATAGACATGATTATTGGCGGACACACTCACACTTTTTTGGACAAACCAACGATAGTTAAAAATCTTGACGGAAAGGAAGTTTTAGTCAATCAGGTAGGATGTTATGGAATTAACCTTGGCCGAATTGATGTGTTTTTTGATTCAGATAAAAATAAAACACACGGAGGAAGATCAATTGTTGTCTAG
- the ligA gene encoding NAD-dependent DNA ligase LigA, giving the protein MDIQKTIQTLREELNLHNYNYYVLDHPVISDYEFDIKLKQLQDLENKYPEYFDENSPTQRVGGTITKNFKTIPHEHRMYSLDNSYSKEDLIDWEKRIQKVLGDVPLEYTCELKYDGASISITYENGKLKRAVTRGDGFQGDDVTNNIKTIKSIPLQLKGNYPDKFDVRGEIILPFAGFEKMNQELIEIGETPYSNPRNTASGSLKLQDSAEVAKRPLDCLLYFLIGNNLPFNSQFEGLQAARNWGFKVPKEANLARNLDDVFQYIDHWDTHRHNLPYETDGVVVKVNNFQYQDELGFTAKSPRWAIAYKFKSEQVSTKLNSISYQVGRTGAITPVANLEPVQLAGTIVKRASLHNADQIEKLDIRVDDTVFVEKGGEIIPKIIAVDLSKRPENSEPTKYITHCPECSTLLVRNEGEANHYCPNFYGCPPQIIGRIQHYISRKAMDIEGLGGETVALLFNNGLVQNYADLYELTVNQILPLERMAQKSAENLVKGVENSKNIPFERVLYALGIRYVGETVAKKLAKHYKNIDTLSKATLMDLILVDEIGERIAQSVIEFFDNEQNRVIVDRLKSYGIQFEIVEKINPNATDKLSGKVFVVSGVFEKFSRDDLKKAIEDNGGKVGSSISTKTDYVVAGDNMGPAKLEKAGKLNIPIISEIEFMELLA; this is encoded by the coding sequence ATGGATATTCAAAAAACAATCCAAACACTAAGAGAAGAACTCAATCTTCACAATTACAATTATTACGTTTTGGATCATCCTGTTATATCAGATTATGAGTTTGATATAAAATTAAAACAACTTCAAGATCTAGAAAATAAGTACCCTGAATACTTTGATGAAAATTCGCCTACGCAAAGAGTGGGTGGGACAATAACAAAAAATTTTAAAACCATTCCGCATGAACATCGCATGTATTCTTTAGATAATTCTTATTCTAAAGAGGACTTAATCGATTGGGAAAAACGCATTCAAAAAGTTTTAGGAGATGTTCCACTAGAATATACCTGCGAATTAAAATACGATGGAGCCTCGATTAGCATAACTTATGAGAACGGAAAGTTAAAGCGCGCCGTTACTCGTGGTGATGGCTTTCAAGGTGATGATGTGACTAATAATATTAAAACCATAAAGTCGATTCCGTTACAGTTGAAAGGGAATTACCCCGACAAATTTGATGTTCGCGGCGAAATTATTTTGCCTTTTGCCGGTTTCGAAAAAATGAATCAGGAATTAATAGAGATTGGGGAGACTCCTTATTCAAATCCAAGGAATACGGCTTCTGGAAGTTTGAAGCTTCAAGATAGTGCTGAAGTGGCCAAAAGACCGCTAGATTGTCTGTTGTATTTTTTGATTGGAAATAATTTGCCTTTCAATTCTCAATTTGAAGGCTTACAAGCGGCACGAAATTGGGGTTTTAAAGTGCCAAAAGAAGCTAATTTGGCTCGAAATTTAGACGATGTTTTTCAATATATTGATCATTGGGATACGCACAGACATAATTTGCCTTATGAAACAGACGGTGTTGTGGTGAAAGTGAATAATTTTCAGTATCAGGATGAATTAGGCTTTACAGCCAAGTCGCCCCGCTGGGCTATAGCTTATAAATTCAAATCAGAACAGGTTTCAACGAAATTAAATTCAATTTCTTATCAGGTTGGAAGAACGGGTGCAATTACGCCAGTTGCTAATTTGGAGCCTGTGCAATTAGCCGGAACAATTGTGAAACGCGCCTCTTTACATAATGCGGATCAAATAGAGAAACTGGATATTCGCGTTGATGATACTGTTTTTGTAGAAAAAGGAGGAGAGATTATTCCTAAAATTATTGCAGTAGATTTGAGCAAGCGACCAGAGAATTCAGAACCTACAAAATATATAACACATTGTCCTGAATGCAGTACTTTATTGGTGCGAAATGAAGGAGAAGCCAATCATTATTGTCCTAATTTTTATGGCTGTCCGCCACAGATTATTGGAAGAATCCAGCATTATATTTCAAGAAAGGCAATGGACATTGAGGGGCTGGGCGGTGAAACGGTGGCGCTTTTATTCAATAACGGTTTGGTTCAAAATTATGCCGATTTATATGAATTGACGGTAAATCAAATTCTTCCTTTGGAAAGAATGGCGCAAAAATCAGCCGAAAATTTAGTTAAAGGAGTTGAAAATTCAAAAAATATTCCTTTTGAACGTGTTTTGTATGCGCTAGGAATCCGATATGTGGGAGAAACGGTTGCCAAAAAATTAGCCAAACACTATAAAAACATTGATACGCTGAGTAAAGCTACGTTGATGGATTTGATTTTGGTTGATGAAATAGGGGAGCGAATCGCGCAAAGTGTAATAGAATTTTTTGATAATGAACAAAATAGAGTTATAGTTGATAGATTGAAAAGTTATGGAATTCAATTTGAAATTGTTGAAAAAATAAATCCAAATGCAACGGACAAGCTTAGCGGGAAAGTTTTTGTGGTTTCGGGTGTTTTTGAGAAGTTTTCAAGAGATGATCTAAAAAAAGCCATTGAAGATAATGGTGGAAAGGTGGGGAGTTCAATTTCGACAAAAACGGATTATGTAGTTGCAGGAGATAACATGGGGCCGGCAAAATTAGAAAAAGCCGGAAAACTCAATATTCCAATCATTTCTGAAATTGAATTTATGGAGTTGTTAGCGTAA
- a CDS encoding DUF6495 family protein — protein sequence MKYTRLTKEQFEELNQEFSTFLATQAIDKAEWDKIKAEKPEVAEQELDVFSDLIWEGVLTRAEYLEHFSKNHIFLFQSFDTHVNSIVLKSLVPEVDFLTKEGLQWLSDNMFTETIEMKTGKKMFTEERNSSIFALIQQGAFLSDGQLYKQINSIIES from the coding sequence ATGAAATACACCAGATTAACAAAAGAGCAATTTGAGGAGTTAAATCAAGAATTTAGTACTTTTCTTGCTACTCAAGCGATTGATAAAGCAGAATGGGATAAAATAAAAGCGGAAAAACCAGAGGTTGCGGAGCAAGAATTGGATGTTTTTTCGGATTTAATTTGGGAAGGAGTTCTTACACGAGCGGAATATTTAGAGCATTTTTCTAAAAACCATATTTTTCTTTTTCAAAGCTTTGACACTCATGTTAATTCTATAGTTTTGAAATCCTTGGTTCCCGAGGTTGATTTTTTAACCAAAGAAGGTTTGCAATGGCTTAGTGATAATATGTTTACCGAAACTATCGAAATGAAAACAGGTAAAAAAATGTTTACCGAAGAGCGCAACAGCTCTATTTTTGCATTGATACAACAAGGCGCTTTTTTGAGTGACGGACAGTTATACAAACAAATAAATTCAATTATTGAATCTTAA
- the rplI gene encoding 50S ribosomal protein L9, giving the protein MELILKQDVQNLGFKDDVVTVKNGYGRNYLIPQGFAHLATASAKKVLAENLKQRAHKEAKVVADAKALAEALKAIEIKISAKAGGEKLFGSITNIDIADALAKGGQVIERKFITSGIVKRTGKYSASVRLHRDVIVELAYEIVAE; this is encoded by the coding sequence ATGGAATTGATTTTAAAACAAGACGTTCAAAATTTAGGTTTTAAAGACGATGTGGTAACTGTAAAAAATGGATACGGTCGTAATTATTTAATCCCACAAGGATTTGCTCATTTAGCAACTGCTTCTGCAAAGAAAGTATTGGCTGAAAACCTAAAACAAAGAGCGCACAAAGAAGCTAAAGTGGTTGCAGATGCAAAAGCATTGGCAGAAGCTTTGAAAGCTATCGAAATTAAAATTTCTGCAAAAGCAGGTGGTGAAAAATTATTCGGTTCAATCACGAATATTGACATCGCTGATGCTTTGGCAAAAGGTGGTCAAGTAATCGAAAGAAAATTCATTACTTCTGGAATCGTTAAGCGTACAGGAAAATATTCTGCAAGCGTAAGATTGCACAGAGATGTAATTGTTGAATTAGCTTACGAGATCGTTGCTGAATAA
- the rpsR gene encoding 30S ribosomal protein S18, with protein MATLQQSASGKKDGDIRYLTPLNIETNKTKKYCRFKKSGIKYIDYKDADFLLKFVNEQGKILPRRLTGTSLKYQRKVSVAVKRARHLALMPYVADLLK; from the coding sequence ATGGCAACATTACAACAATCTGCTTCAGGAAAAAAAGACGGAGATATCAGATATCTTACTCCTTTAAACATAGAAACTAACAAAACTAAAAAGTACTGTCGTTTCAAAAAATCTGGAATCAAATACATCGATTATAAAGATGCTGATTTCTTATTGAAATTTGTTAACGAACAAGGGAAGATTCTTCCTCGTCGTTTAACAGGTACTTCATTGAAATACCAAAGAAAAGTGTCTGTAGCTGTGAAAAGAGCGCGTCACTTAGCTTTAATGCCATACGTGGCCGATTTATTAAAATAA
- the rpsF gene encoding 30S ribosomal protein S6, with product MNHYETVFILNPVLSDVQVKETVSKFEDFLTSRGAEMVSKEDWGLKKMAYEIQNKKSGFYHLFEFKVSGEVLLAFETEFRRDERVMRFLTVSLDKHAISWAERRRAKLKSQKA from the coding sequence ATGAATCATTATGAAACTGTTTTCATTTTAAATCCCGTTTTATCTGATGTTCAGGTGAAGGAAACAGTAAGCAAATTTGAAGATTTTCTTACTAGTAGAGGAGCAGAAATGGTATCGAAAGAGGATTGGGGTCTGAAAAAAATGGCTTACGAAATCCAAAACAAAAAATCTGGTTTTTACCATTTGTTCGAATTCAAAGTATCAGGCGAAGTTTTACTAGCTTTTGAAACTGAATTTAGACGTGACGAAAGAGTTATGCGTTTCTTAACTGTAAGTCTTGACAAACATGCTATCTCTTGGGCTGAAAGAAGAAGAGCAAAACTTAAATCTCAAAAAGCTTAA
- a CDS encoding LytR/AlgR family response regulator transcription factor produces the protein MKLNCVVVDDSSIQRMIIAKLVNNHPNLHLIGDFSNAIEAKSCMSIHTVDLIFLDIEMPVISGFDFLDGLKVKPQIIFVTSKAEYALKAFDYDATDYLQKPIALDRFNASVRRAVDQYLYKNDNREEEGEHIFIKSNLKKLKVFTSKIKWIEAYGDYVRVVTEDDSNLVLSTMKSFENDLSKKKFVRVHKSYIINIDKVERFNSKFAEIGITKIPLSRNKKEDLVKALSYG, from the coding sequence ATGAAACTAAATTGTGTTGTTGTAGATGACAGTTCCATTCAAAGGATGATCATTGCAAAGTTAGTTAATAATCATCCAAACTTACATCTAATAGGTGATTTTTCTAATGCTATTGAAGCAAAAAGTTGTATGTCTATTCATACGGTCGATTTGATTTTCTTAGATATAGAAATGCCCGTTATCAGCGGTTTTGATTTTTTGGATGGTTTAAAAGTCAAACCCCAGATTATTTTTGTGACCTCTAAAGCCGAGTATGCTCTAAAAGCTTTTGATTATGACGCCACAGACTATCTTCAAAAACCAATCGCTTTGGATCGATTCAATGCTTCGGTTAGAAGAGCAGTTGACCAATACTTGTATAAAAACGACAATCGAGAAGAGGAAGGCGAACATATTTTCATCAAAAGTAATCTGAAAAAACTAAAAGTGTTCACTTCAAAAATAAAATGGATTGAAGCTTATGGAGATTACGTTAGAGTAGTTACCGAAGATGACAGTAATCTGGTTCTTTCTACGATGAAATCATTTGAAAACGATCTGTCAAAAAAGAAGTTTGTAAGAGTTCATAAGTCCTACATTATAAACATTGACAAAGTAGAACGTTTCAATAGTAAATTTGCAGAAATTGGTATTACAAAAATCCCTTTGAGCAGAAACAAAAAAGAAGATCTAGTAAAAGCACTCTCCTATGGGTAA